The genomic window TATCGACGCCGGAAACCGGCTGGTCGACCTGATCAAGCCGATGGTGCGCGCTACAGCACGGCCCGGAGCGGACGCCGAAATCGGTGGCTTTGGCGGGCTGTTCGATCTCAAAGCCGCGGGATTCAAGGATCCGGTTCTGGTCGCCGCCACCGACGGCGTCGGCACCAAGGTTAAAATCGCCATTGAGACCGGCGTGCACAGCGGCATCGGGATCGACCTGGTGGCTATGTCGGTGAACGACTTGGTCGTTCAAGGCGCTGAACCGTTGTTTTTTCTCGACTATTTTGCCTGTGGCAAGCTTGATCCCGAAGCCACCGCTGCCATCGTTGCCGGGGTTGCCGAGGGCTGCCGGGAGTCGGGCTGTGCCTTAATTGGCGGTGAAACCGCCGAAATGCCTGGGCTTTACAAAGATGGCGACTACGACCTTGCCGGCTTCGCGGTCGGCGCTGCGGAGCGGGGTACCTTGTTGCCCCACAAGGGCATCGCGGCCGGGGATGCGGTCATTGGCCTCGCCTCTTCCGGGGTCCATTCCAACGGCTTTTCACTGGTTCGCAAAATCGTCGAAATGTCGGGTGTGGCGTTCGACGCACCTGCCCCATTTGCACCGGTTATGACGCTGGGCGGCGCACTGCTGGCGCCGACAAAGCTCTACGTGAAATCCTGCCTCCGCGCGATCCGTGAAACCGGAGCGATCAAGGGCCTGGCCCACATCACCGGCGGCGGATTTACCGACAATATTCCGCGCGTGCTACCGCAGCATCTGGGCGTCCGTATCGATCTGAATGCCGTGCCGGTGTTGCCCGTATTCAAGTGGCTCGCAGCCGAGGGCAACATTGCCGAACTCGAACTGCTGCGCACCTTCAACTGCGGGATCGGCATGGTCGCCATCGTCAAGGACGACGCCGTGGGTGAAGTCATTAACACATTCACGCAAGCCGGCGAGCGCGCGGTGGTGCTTGGCGCGGTTGTCGAGGCCTCCGGCGACGAGCGGGTGATCTATGATGGTCACCTCGACCTGGCGGAGTGAGATGGTAAAGCGCCGCGTTGCGATCCTGATTTCCGGGCGCGGGTCGAACATGACCGCGCTGATTGAAGCTGCGAAGGCTGCCGACTATCCGGCAGAAATCGTCCTTGTTCTGTCGAACATCGCTAATGCCGGAGGGCTCGCGAAGGCGCGGGAAAGCGGCATTAAAACTGCGGCCATCGAGAGCAAGTCCTTCGGCAAGGATCGCGAAGCGTTTGAGCGTGCGATGCAAGACATTCTTGTGGCGCACAATGTCGAGCTGGTTTGTCTGGCGGGATTCCTGCGTTTGCTGACACCTTGGTTCGTCAAACAGTGGGAAGGAAGGATGCTCAACATCCACCCTGCTCTGCTGCCGTCCTATCGCGGTCTGCACACTCACGAGCGGGCGCTCGCCGATGGCGTCAAAATTCACGGTGCCACGGTGCACTTCGTGGTGCCGGAAGTCGACTCCGGCCCCATCATCATGCAAGGAGCTGTCGCCGTGCGCGGTGACGATACGCCGGAGACACTCGCCGCACGCGTGCTCGGCGTCGAACATCGGATTTATCCGGATGCGTTGCGCCTTGTCGCCGGCGGCAAGACTCACATCGATGGCGCCATCTGCAGGACAGACGCCTGCAGCAGCGCCGACGACGCCTTGATTTCCCCCGAAATCATTTAGAACGTTTTCGAGCGAAGTGGCTACCGGTTCGCGTGAAGATTCAATCAGAACCCAATTTGTTCTAACGAACCGTGCAGGCCGCATCCTCCTCAGGGATCAATTTGCTGCGGATGTGGTCGCAGGCGTCACACGCCAGATCGCGTTGCCGACGTCATCGGCAACCAGCAACGCGCCCTGCTTATCGATCTTGACGCCGACGGGTCTGCCCTGCGCTTCACCCTTGTCATTGAGAAAGCCGGTCAAAATATCCTGCGGCTTGCCGGAAGGCATACCGTTAGCGAACGGCACGAAGATCACCTTGTAACCGCTGCGTGGATTGCGATTCCAAGATCCATGCTGACCAACGAATGCACCGCCCTGATACGATGCCGGAAAAAGATCGCCTCGATAAAAGGTCAAGCCAAGCGATGCGGTATGCGCCCCCAAGGCGTAATCAGGCACGATCGCTTTCGCGACAAGGTCAGGCCGCTGTGGTTCGACCCTGGTATCAACATGCTGGCCATAATAACTGTACGGCCAGCCGTAGAAACCACCGTCCTTCACTGATGTCATGTAGTCCGGCACGAGGTCGCTACCGATCTCGTCGCGCTCGTTGACCACAACCCACAACGCTCCGCTTTGTGGCTGCCATGATGGTCCGTTCGGATTGCGCAGGCCCGAGGCGAAAACACGCGATGTGCCGCTCGCAATGTCGATTTCGAGAACAGCGGCGCGGTTGGTCTCGGCTTCCATGCCGTTCTCACCGACATTGCTGTTCGAGCCCACCGTTGCGTAGAGCTTCTTGCCGTCGGGACTGGCCGCGAGATCCTTGGTCCAATGATGATTGATCGTTCCGCCCGGCAGATCAGTCACTTTTGTGCCTGCAACACCAATGTGCGTCTCCCCCTCTTTGTAGGGAAACTTCATGATTGCATCGCTGTTGGCCACATAAAACGCGTCGCCGACCAACGCCATGCCGAAGGGCGAGTTCAATCCCTCGAGAAACGCCGTCCGCGTCTCTGCCTTTCCATCGCCGTCAGCATCCCGCAGCAAGGTAATACGGTTGGCGCTCGGTGTATTCGCACCCGCGTGCGCCATCACCTTTTTTTGTGACCCACCCTTTGATGCCTTTGTTGTCATCAGGCTTGGCCGGGGCATTGGTCTCCGCAACCAGAACATCGCCGTTCGGCAGAACATAGAGCGAGCGCGGATGATCAAGCCCCGTTGCAAATGCGGCCACCGAAAGGCCGTTTGCAGCAATTGGTTTTGCACCCTGTGGCCAACCAATTGCGGTAGCGATGTTCACCGTGGGAATCCAGGAATGCTTAGGCGCCGGAAGTGTCGGCTGCGGCCCATAGCCTTGCTCCATCGCGACGCTTGCCTGTTCGTTGCAACCGGCAAGCATAAGCGCAAGCCCGCTGCTGCAAAGCACGATCAGAAAGTTTCGCGGAGGTCTATTCATTGTGCATCATTCCCTGCGTGCGCAACCTAATGCGCGAACGCGTCAAACGTTCGGAAGAGCGGGAAAGATCACGCGAAATTCAAATCCATTGATCGCAAAAGGAAACCCCGGCTGATCGGCCGGGGTTTCAAAACGTCCATCGAAGATGGAAGAAAACCTGAGAAGACTCAGGACACTTTGAGATTCTCAGCAGATGTCTTACCGCGATTTTCCACCAGATCGTATTCGATCGTCTGGTTCTCATTGAGAGTGGTAAGTCCAGCACGTTCGACTGCCGAAATGTGCACGAACACGTCCTTCTCTCCGACTTGCGGCTTGATAAACCCATAGCCCTTGGTTGGGTTAAACCATTTGACGGTGCCTTTTGCCACGTCTGTCTCCTTCGTCCCTCATCCAGAATAAAAAGCGCGGTCACGCGGATCGCGTGCCACGCCGCTAGCGGGCTTCTAAAAGTCTTGCAGGTTTCTCTACTACCAAGCGCACAGCCGAACGGCCCAAATCCGATTGCTGTCGTAATCCCAACATGAAAATTTCACCTTAGCAAGCCGGATGAACGTGTGCCTGGAGAACATGCCCTCATCCCTAACTGGTGCAGTGCATCAAAGTCCCAGATCGGTGTCACTCCTGCGCTACACGGCATGCGAATGCCGACAGCTGATATGGCCGAATGTTGACCTGCTCCGCGATTCAAGGCTAATCGCCCGAACGTAGTGCTTTTCCTTAACGTCGGCTTTTTATGAAAACTTTTGCGTGGCAAGCCTGCTCGAGCCTGCCGAAGTCGCCATTTGCGGTCGCGACAGCAGCGTCGATTGCCGTGCTCATCGGAGCGTCCGATGCCCGCGCGCAGCTGGCACCACCAGTGCCAATCCCGCTCGCCACCGACAACAACATCCAGTTTTCTGCAACCGCGGCTCAGTTCGATCTCAGCAGCAGCTTCTTGCAGCGCCTTAGCCGTCAGGCGACCTACGGCTTCATCATGCGTGACAATTCCGGCGGCGGGGGAGCCTCGCAAAGCACCGCAGATCCGCTTTATCGGGTGTGGGGTGAGAGCTATGGCCTGACATCCCGAACGGATCCGCAAGGCACTTTCGTCGGCGACCGCCGCACGACATTTGGCGGCGTGGGCGGCATTGGTGCAACGATCGCACCGGGGCTGAATGTCGGATTTTCAGTCGACCAGAGCCGCACCAGCATCGACGTGCCACTCGCATTCCAAAGCGCGACCCTCGACATGACGCAGCTCGGCATCAACGCGGCTTATAACAACGGCCCGTGGACTGTGGCGATCGCTGCCGTACATGGATTTGCGCAGATCGACGCGCGACGGGCAACGATCCTCGGCGCAGCTATCGCCAACTATGGTGGCAAGGTCGATGGTGTGCTCGGTGAGCTGAACTACACGTTCTCATTCGGTCAAAGCAGGATCGTGCCTAAAGTGGCTCTCGAATATGTTTCGGCAGTCACTGACGGGTTTAAGGAAACCGGCGGCATCCATCCGACGATCGTCAGCGAAGCCAATGGCGAGCGAGCTCGTGTGTTAGTTGGTGCCGAGGTCGGTCACTACTGGATCATCGATCAGCAGGCCATTGATGTGTCGGCCTATGGCAAATTCGTCGACAACTTCTCTCAGAACATCGGTGCGGTGCAGGTCGGCTTGTCCCTGCCCGGCGCCCACACCATCAATGTCCAGGGCATTCAGGAAAGCATGTACGGCACGGACGCCGGAGCAGCGATATCATATATCCTGAGCAACACTGCGCGGCTGTATGCCAATTACGACGGCAAATTCCGCGATGGCTTTACATCCCATCAGGGCACGGTTGGCGTCGAACTGAAGTGGTGATCTGCCGGTCGCAATAACGGCCGGCAGATTATATTGGGATCAAGCTGTCACCGGAACTTCGGCTTGCTCCAACTCGTGGAGTTTGCGGCGGCGCCAGATCGACCCCACCGTCAATACAATCGCAACACCCAGCAGCGCGACGACGATTTCGCCGACCTCGCCGTCGAAGTGTAGATGCTTCGCAAAGCCCAGCAGTGTCGAACTTGTATCGACATCGAGGACAATATGCCCGTCGAGCACGCGATGCAGCCATGGCGCCACCGCCGGATCGGTCGCAATAACCTCGCCGGCAATCCAGCCGAGCAAAGCCGCGCCGAGCCAAATCAACGCCGGAACGCGGTCGAGCAGAGCCATGATCAGCGCCGCGCCTGCCACGATCATCGGAATACTGATTGCCAGACCGAGCATCATCAGCACGATGCTGCCATTCGCCGCCGCAGCGACCGCGATGACGTTGTCGAGGCTCATGATAATGTCGGCGATCGCGACAATACGCACTGCCGCCCACAGATGGGCCGCAGCCTGCACGCCGTCCTCGTCTTCTTTTTCCGGCACAAGCAGTTTCGCCGCGATCAGCAACAGCGCTAATCCGCCAATCAGCTTGAGATAGGGCAGCGACATCAGCGTCGCGACGATACCGGTGAAGATGACGCGGAGCAGAACCGCGACACCCGCACCGAGCACCATGCCCCAAACGCGCTGCTTCGGCTGAAGCCCGCGGCAGGCCAACGCGATAACGAGCGCGTTGTCGCCGGACAGGAGGACGTTGATCCAAATGATCTTCGTCAGAGCGACCCAGAACTGGGGATGCTGAATTTCGTTCTGAAATTGCGTGAACAATCCGCCAATCGTAGCGGGATCGAATATCTGCGTCACCCAGTTCACATCAAAGGCCCCCCGCCCCCGTTAGAACAGTTGAAATTAGCCGACGATCTCGTTGCCCGAGAAAAATTGGGCGATTTCGACGACAGCGGTTTCCGGTGCGTCCGAACCGTGCACCGAGTTTTCACCAATCGACTTTGCGTGCGCCTTGCGGATCGTGCCGTCGGCGGCCTTAGACGGGTCCGTTGCGCCCATGACGTCACGATACTTGAGAATTGCGTTCTCGCCTTCAAGGACCTGAACCACGACCGGGCCCGAAATCATGAAATCGACCAGCTCACCGAAAAACGGACGGGCCTTGTGCACAGCATAAAACGTTTCAGCCTGTGCGCGGGTCATCAGAATACGCTTCTGGGCAACGATACGAAGCCCAGCCTTCTCGATAATGGCGTTCACAGCGCCTGTGAGATTGCGCGCGGTCGCGTCGGGTTTGATGATCGAAAAAGTGCGCTCAATCGCCATGATCTTGTCCTTGGAACTGCAGTTTTAGGAAGGTGGCCGCGCTTATAACGGCGGGTTTCATGAACGGCAAGCAGCTACCACCCTGCCCGACATGGCAGATCGAACAACTGTCACAAACCATAAAGGGCCCCCCACCGTCGTACCAGCAGCCTTACCTGCGACAAGTTGGCATCCGGTGCCGGTGAACCAGGTCACAAGGAGCAACGACCCATTTGCATCGAGGCCATTGCCTCTCACCGGCGCGATCGGCGCCATACCGAAGGAGACCTCCATGCGTAAACTTGCTATCGGCTTCGCAGCTGCTGTTGCCCTCTCCGCCGCCGCACTTCTTCCAACAGCGGCGTCGGCCGGTCCCAAGGGCTGGCATCACCATCACCATCATGGCGTTCACGGTCACTGGTTTGGCGGCCCACGTCTCATCGTCAGCGGCGGCTACACCGGCTGCTATGTGAAGCGTCTCGTGCAAACTCGTTACGGCCTGCGCTATCGGGTTGTGAACGTCTGCTACTGATCCATCGCATCAGTTCTCCAAGCACACTCCCCAACTCCTAACCCGGCCGCGCCACGGCCGGGTTTTTTTGCGCCTCTTGACACCCCCGCAGGTTCCCGGTTCCCCAAAGTTTAAATTTTTACCGATTGGTCACCATGCTTGGGAAAAGCGCCGAACCATTCGGCTGAACAAGGCTTGGTCAGGTGTAATTTGACTCGACGTTGAAACAAATGGGAATGGATCATGCCACATCGCAGCGTTCCTGATGTTCAGATCGACCATATCCACGCCGATGCTGTTTGTCGGGGTATCGGCGAGCGGCTCCGCGAAACGTTGAGCATGCAAACCCAGGATATGTCGCAGCGCCTGAGGGCGCTGATCGAACGTCTTCCGGAGTTGGATAGCGGGCAAACGCCGTCGATCGTTCCAAAGATAGATGACGTCACGCACTGAAGCTGGCGCGATAAAGCGGTTGCGTTCGGCGGGCCGTTTCGTAAAAGCCCGCCCATGCTCTCCATCAACGACATTTCCATCCGGATCGCTGGACGCCTGCTGATCGAAAATAGCACGGTGCAAATCGCTCCGGGAGCCCGCGTTGGGTTCGTCGGCCGCAACGGCGTCGGCAAATCCACCCTGTTTCACGCCATCCGAGGCGAATTGCCCACCGAGACGGGTTCGATTTCACTTCCGCCTCGCTGGCGGGTGGGCAGCCTTGCGCAGGAAGCCCCTGACGGACCGGAAAGCCTTATCGAGGTCGTCCTCAAGGCCGACCTGGAGCGTGATGCCCTTCTACGGGAGGCTGATAGCGCAACCGATCCTGAGCGCATCGCCGAAATCCAGACGCGTCTCGTCGACATCAACGCACATTCAGCGCCCGCCCGAGCCGCGGCAATTCTTAGTGGCCTTGGCTTTTCCACAGCCGACCAGGCCCGAGCATGCCAGGAGTTCTCCGGTGGCTGGAGGATGCGCGTGGCATTGGCCGCAACCCTGTTCGCCGCGCCGGATCTGCTGCTTCTCGACGAGCCGACCAACTATCTCGATCTCGAAGGCACACTTTGGCTCGAGGACCATCTCGCGAACTATCCGCGAACCGTCATTGTCATCAGCCACGACCGCGATTTGCTCGACACCTCCGTCGATCAAATCTTGCATCTCGATCGCGGCAAGCTGACCCTATACAAGGGAACGTATTCGTCGTTCGAAGAGCAACGCGCAGCGCGTGAAATGCTCGATGCAAAGCACGCGAAGCGGCAGCAGGAAGAACGCAAACGGCTTCAGGATTTTGTTGATCGCTTCAAGGCCAAGGCGTCGAAAGCACGCCAGGCGCAGTCTCGCGTGAAGATGCTCGAGAAGATGAAGCCGGTGACGGCCCTGGTGACGCAGGACGTGCGCGAGATCACCTTTCCAGCGCCGGAAAAGACGCTGTCCCCTCCGATCATCGCTGTTGATGGTGTTTCGGTGGGATACGATCCTGCCAAAGCCGTGCTTAATCGCGTCACGCTGCGAATTGACAACGACGATCGCATCGCTTTGCTCGGCTCCAACGGCAACGGCAAATCGACCCTGGTCAAACTTCTTGCAGGAAAACTGCAGCCGTACTCCGGCAAGATCGTGCGAGCCGACAAGCTATCGATCGGATACTTCGCGCAGCATCAGACTGACGAACTGGATCTCGAAGGCTCACCCTACGATCATCTTCGCAGATTGATGCCTGACGCCCCCGAAACCAAGGTACGGGCCCGTGTCGGCGCCATCGGCTTCTCCGGAAAGGCAGGCGATACGACGGTCAAATCACTGTCTGGAGGCGAAAAGGCACGCTTATTGCTCGGCCTCGCAACATTCCAGGCACCGAACATGATCATTCTCGACGAACCGACCAACCATCTCGACATCGATAGCCGCGCGGCACTGGCGGAAGCGATCAATGAATATCCAGGCGCCGTCATCATGGTCTCGCATGATCGCTATTTGATCGAAGCGTGCGCAGATCGATTGTGGGTGGTCGCGGATCGCACGGTCACGCCTTACGATGGCGATCTCGACGATTATCGCCGTTCGATTTTGACGACGCGCAGCATGAAGGCGCCGGCGCGTGACAACGGCAGCAATGGCCGCGAAAAACCCCAGCGGACACGTGAAAAGCGCGCGCCCTTGAAGCAACGTATCGCAAACGCCGAAGCCGAAATGGCGCGGATCAGCGAGATCATCAGTAAGATCGATGTGGCTCTCGCGCTGCCCGATCTATTCAAGCGCGATCCAAAGCAAGCGGCCCAATTAACCAAAGCCCGCGCCAGTGCCGCCGAGGCCCTGCAACGCGCCGAAGATGAATGGTTGGAAGCCAGTGCAGCTTCCGATGAAACCGCGAGCTGACGTAGCGGAATAAGTTCCGTTCAGGAGCGCTTCTTTTTGGCTGAACGCGCGGGCTTTTCAGGTGCGGGCACATCGACCCGCTCTATGCTCGTCAAGCGACCCGACGTGAAACTGTAAGCTCCAGGCCGGGGACCATGCATCCACGTAATGTGCACGAGACGCTCGCCACGTTCGTTGGTCGACAAGTTCACATTGTCCGGCGCCACGCCAATCGCACGCGCGACGTCACATTCGGTATGTCCAAGCGCAACAGGTGCCGTCGCCGGAACCTGTGCTTCACTCGACGCATTCGCGTCGGTAGGCGCGCTGGGCGCGGGCATCCCGGGACATGCCCCATCGGAACTGATGAAGTCGTTCGGCGTCACTTCCTTTGTGACACTCAATGGCGGCGTTTCAATCGTCGAGGCGTTTTTGAACATGCGGCCAGGACGCGCAAACCATTCCTGATCCTTCAAGGAGAAGTCAGATATGCTTCCGCAGCCAGCAACCACCGGGGCCACTGCAAGCAAGACCACGAATTGCTTCCCATGAATGCCTTTACGCCAAGCGTTCAAGTTCGTTCTCACATCAACTCCAGCGCCTAGTGTTCCGGTTCTGACATTCGTATCAACTCGCAGCAGGCACTTTACGAATGTCAGAACCAAAGGAACACTAGCAAATACACAACTCTAGTGTGGCTTTTGGCTCTGACGTTCCTTCGAAGAGTGCGCAGCAAAACTGAAAGGAACGTCAGAGCCGCCACACTAAGATGCGCTTTTACCACTTCAACGTCGGGAAATACCCCTAAGGAAAGTGTCCTCAACAATCATTTCCGCACATTCCGCGATCAACACGGAACATTGTCCCTAAAAACCTTCAACAAAGGCCTTAGCACCATCTCTTTGCGGCACCAAGGTGGCTAGCCGTAAGATTGATCAATGAAAAACAGCGATCATCATTAACGGCGCGAACGCCCTAGTGTGGTGGTTCAGAAGTTCGCTCGATTTTTCCTGCGAGTCCTTCCAGCGAACTTCTGAACCTGAACCACACTAGAGTCATGGATTTACTAGTGTCCTCTCGAATCCAAAGTCAGCTACGAAGCGCGCTGCACGATGAGGCGGACTTTGGATTCGGGACACTAGCATCAATCACGCCGCTGCCATCTGCCGCGCTCGTCGGTCTGCCAATAGGTGCGCTCGAATCCCCGGGATTTGCTTTCCGTCCAGGCTGTCCGAGCCGCGTTCAAAGCTTCGTCGTCCTCGCCGTTAAAGACCAGGACGACCCTGTCATATGTTGCACAATCCCCGGGCAGACCAGCAGTATCGACGACGAACCGGACGTTGGCTTTGTTTGGATTTGCTTCATCCATTACCAGCACGACCGGCTGATCTGCCGCATCACTATCTCTCCATGTGCCGTGCGGCAGGAAGGAGTCATCGCGGTAAGTCCACAGATGCGCGTCAAGCGCTTCTGCACGCTCCTCGGAACCGGTTTGGACGGCAACGCGCCAGCCACGCTCAAGGGACTTCTCAAGCAGCGGCGGAAGCACTTTCTCGAGGGTCGTATCCTGGAGATGATAGAACAAAACTTCCGTCATCACTCCGATCCATTGTCATCCGGTGTCCCGAATCCAAAGTTCGCCGCATGGTGCAGCACGCTCCGTAGCGAACTGTGGATTCGACAGGACACTAATGTCCCGATTCCGAAGTTCGCACGGGCTTGCGGCTTGCTCGGATGCGAACTTTGGAATCAAAGCGACATTAGCAAGCTTATGATTCTAGTGCCGCTTTTGGATTTGAAGTTCTTCATCGAACTTGCGGCTTCACTCGGAAGAACTTCAATCCGCGGCACTCGTAAATTTATGATTCTAGTGTGGTTTAGCTTCAGAAATTCGCTGGAAGGACTCGCGGGAAAACTGGAGCGAACTTCTGAACCACCACACCAGACAGGCCGGGCGGAGCACAAGACTCCGCCCACTCGGTCGCTGAGGCCTCCCTCGAAAACGGCTTTAGCGCTTCGCTTCGTAATGATCAGCCACCAGCCGGTCTAACAGACGTACGCCGAAGCCAGATCCCCAGCTCCGGTTCAGATCGGATGCCGGCACACCCATCGCCGTCCCGGCGATATCGAGGTGAGCCCATGGCGTGTCGTCGACAAAGCGTTGCAGGAATTGCGCCGCCGTAATCGAGCCGCCGTTGCGGGTGCCGGTGTTCTTCATATCGGCGAACTGGGAATCAATCTGCTTGTCATATTCGGGGCCGAGGGGCATGCGCCACACGCGTTCACCCGTCTCCTGCCCCGCTGCATACAAACGTTCAGCCAGCTTGTCGTCATTCGAGAACATGCCAGCGTGGTCTGTTCCCAAAGCAACCATGATGGCGCCGGTCAGCGTCGCCAGGTCGACCATGAATTTCGGCTTGAACTTTTTGGCAACGTACCAGAGCACATCGGCCAGTACGAGGCGCCCTTCCGCATCGGTGTTGATGATCTCGATCGTCTGCCCCGACATAGATGTCACGATATCGCCCGGCCGTTGCGCTTTGCCGTCAGGCATGTTCTCGACGAGCCCGATCGCCCCAATCACATTGACTTTTGCCTTGCGGGCCGCGAGTGCATGCATCAACCCGACCACACATGCAGCTCCCCCCATGTCGCCTTTCATGTCCTCCATGCTGGCGGACGGCTTGATGGAAATGCCCCCGGTATCGAAGCAAACACCCTTGCCAACAAAGGCAATTGGCTGTTCACCCGCCTTGCCCCCATTCCAGCGCATGATGACGGTGCGGCCATCATGTGCGGAACCCTGCGATACCCCCAGCAGCGCGCCCATTTTCAACTGGGTCATCGCTTTCACATCGAGAATCTGAACGCCGACTCCGATCTTACGCAACTGACTCGCGCGTCGGGCAAACTCTGCTGGAAACAGGACGTTTGGCGGCTCGTTCACCAGGTCGCGGGCGATCAACACGCCGTCCACCACGGCACTGTCCGGGGCAAAGGCCTTACGCGCAGCCGCGACGTCCGCAACCGCAATCGAGAACTGCACCCGCAGTGGGGCGTTGTCGCCGTCCTTCTTCTTCGTCTTGTAGCGATCGAATCGATAAGCGCGCAGGCGAATACCGGCGGCC from Nitrobacteraceae bacterium AZCC 1564 includes these protein-coding regions:
- a CDS encoding hypothetical protein (product_source=Hypo-rule applied), which gives rise to MPHRSVPDVQIDHIHADAVCRGIGERLRETLSMQTQDMSQRLRALIERLPELDSGQTPSIVPKIDDVTH
- a CDS encoding DNA polymerase-3 subunit chi (product_source=KO:K02339; cog=COG2927; ko=KO:K02339; pfam=PF04364; superfamily=102400), whose amino-acid sequence is MTEVLFYHLQDTTLEKVLPPLLEKSLERGWRVAVQTGSEERAEALDAHLWTYRDDSFLPHGTWRDSDAADQPVVLVMDEANPNKANVRFVVDTAGLPGDCATYDRVVLVFNGEDDEALNAARTAWTESKSRGFERTYWQTDERGRWQRRD
- a CDS encoding leucyl aminopeptidase (product_source=KO:K01255; cath_funfam=3.40.220.10,3.40.630.10; cog=COG0260; ko=KO:K01255; pfam=PF00883,PF02789; superfamily=52949,53187), which gives rise to MTDAVKIGFVPFSAAARGVLVVFCDEALKFGATSGKVLGTTASAAVKRAATAHQFKGKSGGVLDILAPEGLKVGRLIVVGVGKLTALKDSDFIKFGGKIAAKVQAGTEAVTVVAETPAGALKPSQAAGVAAGIRLRAYRFDRYKTKKKDGDNAPLRVQFSIAVADVAAARKAFAPDSAVVDGVLIARDLVNEPPNVLFPAEFARRASQLRKIGVGVQILDVKAMTQLKMGALLGVSQGSAHDGRTVIMRWNGGKAGEQPIAFVGKGVCFDTGGISIKPSASMEDMKGDMGGAACVVGLMHALAARKAKVNVIGAIGLVENMPDGKAQRPGDIVTSMSGQTIEIINTDAEGRLVLADVLWYVAKKFKPKFMVDLATLTGAIMVALGTDHAGMFSNDDKLAERLYAAGQETGERVWRMPLGPEYDKQIDSQFADMKNTGTRNGGSITAAQFLQRFVDDTPWAHLDIAGTAMGVPASDLNRSWGSGFGVRLLDRLVADHYEAKR
- a CDS encoding hypothetical protein (product_source=Hypo-rule applied; cleavage_site_network=SignalP-noTM; superfamily=56300; transmembrane_helix_parts=Inside_1_4,TMhelix_5_27,Outside_28_41,TMhelix_42_64,Inside_65_79), giving the protein MRKLAIGFAAAVALSAAALLPTAASAGPKGWHHHHHHGVHGHWFGGPRLIVSGGYTGCYVKRLVQTRYGLRYRVVNVCY
- a CDS encoding ATP-binding cassette subfamily F protein 3 (product_source=KO:K06158; cath_funfam=3.40.50.300; cog=COG0488; ko=KO:K06158; pfam=PF00005,PF12848; smart=SM00382; superfamily=52540), with protein sequence MLSINDISIRIAGRLLIENSTVQIAPGARVGFVGRNGVGKSTLFHAIRGELPTETGSISLPPRWRVGSLAQEAPDGPESLIEVVLKADLERDALLREADSATDPERIAEIQTRLVDINAHSAPARAAAILSGLGFSTADQARACQEFSGGWRMRVALAATLFAAPDLLLLDEPTNYLDLEGTLWLEDHLANYPRTVIVISHDRDLLDTSVDQILHLDRGKLTLYKGTYSSFEEQRAAREMLDAKHAKRQQEERKRLQDFVDRFKAKASKARQAQSRVKMLEKMKPVTALVTQDVREITFPAPEKTLSPPIIAVDGVSVGYDPAKAVLNRVTLRIDNDDRIALLGSNGNGKSTLVKLLAGKLQPYSGKIVRADKLSIGYFAQHQTDELDLEGSPYDHLRRLMPDAPETKVRARVGAIGFSGKAGDTTVKSLSGGEKARLLLGLATFQAPNMIILDEPTNHLDIDSRAALAEAINEYPGAVIMVSHDRYLIEACADRLWVVADRTVTPYDGDLDDYRRSILTTRSMKAPARDNGSNGREKPQRTREKRAPLKQRIANAEAEMARISEIISKIDVALALPDLFKRDPKQAAQLTKARASAAEALQRAEDEWLEASAASDETAS
- a CDS encoding hypothetical protein (product_source=Hypo-rule applied), coding for MRTNLNAWRKGIHGKQFVVLLAVAPVVAGCGSISDFSLKDQEWFARPGRMFKNASTIETPPLSVTKEVTPNDFISSDGACPGMPAPSAPTDANASSEAQVPATAPVALGHTECDVARAIGVAPDNVNLSTNERGERLVHITWMHGPRPGAYSFTSGRLTSIERVDVPAPEKPARSAKKKRS